DNA sequence from the Leptospirillum ferrooxidans C2-3 genome:
TATGGAGTTTCTCCAGCATTATCCTTTCTCCCTTGATGATTCTGATTGAGGGAACCAGGAAAATCTCTGGCGGAATATTTCATAATCCGGTTACGGTTCCGAATCAGGATGAGCTGGGGGACCTTGCCAGAGCCCTTAATGAGATGGCAGGACGTCTTGGTGAAGTGAATCGATTGAAGTCTGAGTTTGTAACGATCGCTTCTCATGAGCTGAGAACTCCCCTTACGAGTATTCGTGGATTCCTACAGATGCTACAGCGAGGGCAGCTTGGCCCTTTAAACCCTGATCAGGAAAAAAGCTTGGCTATCGTCAGGGAAGAAGTCGATCATCTGGTCGAACTTGTTAATGGATTGCTTGACCTCGGTCGCATTGAGTCTGGACAGATTAGTCTTGAAATACAGGAAGTTGTTTTGCCAAGCTTGCTGGAGCGTCTGAGTGAGCGGCAGAGTTTAGCCTGTAATGAAACCGGAAAGAACTTTGAAACGCATTTTGATCCGGACCTTCCTGTCCGCATTCGTACCGATCCAGGAAAATTGACCCAAGTTTTGGAAAATCTTCTGGGAAATGCTTTCAAGTTTACCCCAAGTGGGGGAACCATCTCTCTTTGGGTCACCCGGTCAGTGAATTCCCTTGAGATAGAGGTAAGGGATACCGGTATTGGAATACCGATTGAGCATATCCCTCAGCTGTTTGATAAGTTTTACCAGGTCACTCCTTTTAATACTCGCGTAAGGGAAGGTCTTGGATTGGGCTTGGCTATCACCAGGGGGATTATTTTAACAATGGGCGGGTCCATTAATGTTCGTCAGAATGAGCCAAAGGGGACGGTTTTTCACGTCTCTTTTCCTTTTGAGCCAGTCATTCAGGAGAAGGAGGGACAAGATGAGTAGTGGGCGTTTTTTTATTGGAGCCATTTTTCTGATCTTCCCTCTTGTGTTTTTGGATGGGTGCAACTCCATGCACAATCCACCGGCGCCCAGGGAGGATCTTCCCCGAATTGTTTTCTTGCCTCAGGCGGTATCGCCGTTTTGGGGAGGTGGTTCATCACATTTTCTGACAGGCCTTTCAAAGCTTTTTGATGCTCATGACTGGGACAAGCTGGATTCATTACTAAACGAACGGCTGTCTGAAAAGGATATTCCGGGTGATGTCATGGCCAGGCTTTTATATGACAAGGCACTTGTCGATATTGAGACCCCTGCAGGAAAGCGCTTGGAAGAAGCCAGAAAAATTCTGAAAACACTGGATGTCGATCGGGTTCCCTATGATGTTCGTGAGTCATCGCATATCCTTCTCAGGATGATTGATCGAAACGCTAGGCTTGAGGAGTCAAACCGGATCTTGACACATAAGCTTGATCAGGTCCGAAAAACCTTCAAAGATCTTTCCAATCTTGAAAACACGCTGAAATGAGTCGTCCCAAACTTTTGGTTGTTGACGATCATTCCAATACCAGGGCGTGGCTCAAAAGCTTCCTCGGTCATGTCGGCTATGATGTGCTGGAAGCCGGAACGGCTGAGAAGGCGATTTCCATCCTCAGGCAGGAGGGTGCAAGTGAGCTGGGTGCAGTTCTTCTGGACCTGAAACTTCCCGATGGTTCAGGGATAGATCTGATTCGTCCCATCAGAGATCTTCGTCCCTCTATCGCGATTATTATCATGACCGCCCATGCTTCAGTGTCGACAGCGGTTGATGCCATTCAAAAGGGTGCCTTTCACTATATTGAAAAACCGATAAATGAAGACATTCTTCTTGAGACGTTAAGGCGAGTTCTCCCTTCTGGTGGCTCACATCTTGATTCCCGACGTTCGGAATCGGCTCCCCCGGTTCTCTTGGGAGAATCTCCCCTCATGCTTGAGATCAGACAGAAAATCAATCTCAGCGCAAGCCATCCCGTACCTGTTTTGATCACAGGCGAGTCTGGGACGGGAAAAGAGGTTATCGCCAGAATGATTCATGATCTTTCTCCAAGCGCTAGGGAACCTTTTGTACCGGTCAATACGGGAGCAATTCCAAAGGAACTCGTGAGTGCTGAGCTCTTTGGCTATGAGCGGGGGGCTTTTACGGGTGCCCAAGAGCGAAAGATAGGCTGGTGTGAAGTTGCCGGTAGAGGAACCTTATTCCTCGATGAGATCGGGACCATGGAACCTGCTACACAGGTAGCCCTTCTTCGGGTCATTGAAAGCAGATCCTTTCATCGTGTTGGAGGAACAGCTGAAATTCCATTTATGGCCAGAATCATAGGAGCCACAAATGAAGCTCTTCCTGAGCTGATTAGGGAAGGTCGCTTCAGGGAAGATCTTTTTTACAGACTCAATGTTTTTGAGATACATGTGCCTTCATTAAGGGAGCGAAGCGAGGATATTCCACAGCTGGCAATCCACTTTATTGAGGAATCATGGTCAGGTGATGAAATTCCAGCCATGACCTTTGACCCGGAGGCTTCCCGGCTATTAAAGGTTTACCCTTGGCCGGGAAATGTCAGGGAGCTGAGAAATGCCATGGTTTCACTGGTGATTCAAAATGCGACGAGCCTTTCTGGAGTGAAGGCAGTTACGATAACTCCTCCGATGCTTCCTGATAAGATCAGGTTTTCATCAGGAAACACCTCTGCTGATTTCACTGATCATGATGGGAAAACTCATGGAAAATCCCTTAGAGAGGGAGAGAAGAGTCTCATTAGAAAAGCACTGATCGAGACAAGGGGGAACAAGTCCCGTGCATCAGAGATTTTGGGAATCAGCCGGAAAGCTCTTTATGCAAAAATTCGGGAATATGGGCTGGGGGATCAATAGATAGCCCAAAAGCACGGGTCGGATCAGTATAGTGCCCATAAGATTCGTATCAAGGTTGCTATAAGCAGAATGAGCTGTCCCAGCTTGACAGCTTGTTTCGTAAGTCGGTAGTGAAGCTTTGCTCCCAGAAATGCTCCCAGTATTGCACCAAAAATCACGGGAATCCCTTCTATAGGAATCGATCCTGCCGTGATCGTTTTTGTAATGGAGCCAGCAATGGCCATGGGGACCATCAGCGCTAATCCGCATCCGACCGCGACGCTTGATGCGTACCCCAATATGCCTGTTATGACTGGATAGTAAAGGAATCCACCTCCGATGCCCAGTATTCCACTGACCAGTCCAATCGATGACATGATCACCATCTCTTTAACTGGCTTGGCGTGTTTTTCACCTTTCAGTGAATGGATCTTTTCGCCAAAGAGAAGTAATCCAACTGCGATGGCAACTTCAAAAGCGTAAATCATCAAGATTGTTTTCCCCCTCAGACCATGGGAAATCACTCCTCCAAGTCCACCTCCAATGAGAGATGATCCCCCCCAAAGGAGGATCTTTTTTGTTGGAAGATCGGCATTGATCCGATGAGAGAGAAATCCGACAATTCCCGAAAGGGCGACCTGGAATAACGAGATCTGTGTTGCAACAAAAGGCGTGAGATGGGGACCTTGGGCGATTGGAAGAATGAAGAGGAGAAATGGGATCAGGACGATTGCGCCTCCAATACCCAACAACCCCGAGATCATTCCTGAAATGGTTCCACCAAGTAATAGAATGAGAATTTCAATATTTCCGCTAAAATGACTCATGGACCTCTTTTATCCAAGCGACTGATTGTGATCGGTAGGATGAATCGGGCGTTATTCGCTTCCCGGATGGTTGGATATGATATACTTTTCGAAAAAGATCCCAAAATGAACGGAGGGGAGGGTTGAATGAGTCATATTTATGAACTTTATTCCCGGGACAGGACCCATCCTGTTCGTATCTATCTCTTGCATGATGAGCTATTTACAGAGGAAGAATTCTTTGACCTGATCCTAGAGTCCTTTGATCGATCCAGCCAGGATGAATGGCATCTTCAGGTTCTTGAAGTTGTGAGGTATCTTGTTTCTAAAAAAGGGTTTCGTGAAGCGGGTGGGCTGATTGAGGTCGGATTTCCCGGAGATGCCGGAAAAAATTTGGTTAAGTCCAGGATTCTGAGTTATTTGGGAAAGGACCGGAGCGACTAGGTCGTTTCTCATTGTTCAGAGTGGTCTGTTTTATATTTGGCTTTGGAGGGGGCTGTTTTTTTCAGCAGAGGTTGAATGGAAATTTTTTCTGATTTGCTTCATTTCGATCACCAGCTTTTTTTACTGATAAATGGAGCTTTTCCCCGGGATTGGCTGGATCCCGTGATGACAGCTGTGACGGATATGGGGAATGGTGCTTACCAATTTCCCATCGGCCTCCTGATTCTTATTCTAGTCTCAAGGCAACATTTGAAACGAGATGTTCCTTTATGGGCTTCAACCGCCCTGCTGAGTCTTTTAGTCGGAGAACTTCTGAAAAAACAGATTGCAAGGCCCCGTCCTCTTGCCTATTTCCATGACAAGATTGTCGACCATCAAGTCACGGTTCACGTCGTCGGACCTCACCTCATGGCCAACTCATTTCCGTCTGGACATACTTTCAGTGCGTTTTCTGCAGCAACTCTTTTTTCAGGGCTTTATCCGAGATTTTCCGTTCTTCTGTATGGGTTGGCATTTTTGACAGGAATTTCAAGGATTTATGTTGGTGCTCATTTCCCGGGAGATGTTCTCTTTGGAGCCATTATCGGGTCTCTCTCTTCCTGGGTTGTGCTCAGATATCTTCGGCCTAAGATTGAACAATTCCAGTCCAGTACGATTGAAACGGGAAAAGAAGCGTAAAACATGGAAAACCTTCTGGATCATTTAACAGATACTTGGCCTTTCCTTTTGAGGGATCTTTCCTTACCCAAATGGAGATATGACCAGATCGCTGACTGGGTCTTTCAAAAAGAGATTTCGGAATGGGATTTGATGAAAAATCTTTCGAAGGGTCTCCAAGAAGCGCTATCATCACAAGTTTCCCTGACATTACCCAAAGTGCTGAATGTTTTGGAATCAAAAGATGGAACCAAAAAGATTCTTTTTCAGCTAAAAGATGAACAAATGATTGAATCGGTCATCATTCCAAGAGGTGATCGGGCGACTCTTTGTATATCCTCTCAGGTTGGATGTGGAATCGGGTGTAAGTTTTGTAGAACGGCAGAGATGGGGCTGATCCGGAACCTGACAATGGGAGAGATTGTCGGTCAGGTGATAATGGCCAATAAAATATTGAAGGAAAACCCCATAAAGGATGGCTCGACATCAAATTTGGAAGATCAACCACTTTTGAATCGGGTAAACCATATTGTTTTTATGGGAATGGGAGAGCCACTAGCCAATCTTGACCAAGTGATCAACTCTATCAGGACGTTAACATCGTCTGATGGGTTAGGTATGTCTCCCAG
Encoded proteins:
- a CDS encoding HAMP domain-containing sensor histidine kinase — translated: MIGIRPLKLRGKVAAFSLVLLGVIFLSNLYAILSLYHLHVILVSLKDTSVRGLLTVSKLQHQIGMALPDEKRFLFFSPMPPTERPSVEKDLSLGRVLLFGLAPPSPQARVLLNESLKDIASYQSVIDREWAALISGHRDQAIRISQTESSPILIHLASLLKGLRAEFSLDLENKITQTTQEQSQMTTISVELLSVGIFLVMLLLWSFSSIILSPLMILIEGTRKISGGIFHNPVTVPNQDELGDLARALNEMAGRLGEVNRLKSEFVTIASHELRTPLTSIRGFLQMLQRGQLGPLNPDQEKSLAIVREEVDHLVELVNGLLDLGRIESGQISLEIQEVVLPSLLERLSERQSLACNETGKNFETHFDPDLPVRIRTDPGKLTQVLENLLGNAFKFTPSGGTISLWVTRSVNSLEIEVRDTGIGIPIEHIPQLFDKFYQVTPFNTRVREGLGLGLAITRGIILTMGGSINVRQNEPKGTVFHVSFPFEPVIQEKEGQDE
- a CDS encoding sigma-54-dependent transcriptional regulator codes for the protein MSRPKLLVVDDHSNTRAWLKSFLGHVGYDVLEAGTAEKAISILRQEGASELGAVLLDLKLPDGSGIDLIRPIRDLRPSIAIIIMTAHASVSTAVDAIQKGAFHYIEKPINEDILLETLRRVLPSGGSHLDSRRSESAPPVLLGESPLMLEIRQKINLSASHPVPVLITGESGTGKEVIARMIHDLSPSAREPFVPVNTGAIPKELVSAELFGYERGAFTGAQERKIGWCEVAGRGTLFLDEIGTMEPATQVALLRVIESRSFHRVGGTAEIPFMARIIGATNEALPELIREGRFREDLFYRLNVFEIHVPSLRERSEDIPQLAIHFIEESWSGDEIPAMTFDPEASRLLKVYPWPGNVRELRNAMVSLVIQNATSLSGVKAVTITPPMLPDKIRFSSGNTSADFTDHDGKTHGKSLREGEKSLIRKALIETRGNKSRASEILGISRKALYAKIREYGLGDQ
- a CDS encoding sulfite exporter TauE/SafE family protein, whose amino-acid sequence is MSHFSGNIEILILLLGGTISGMISGLLGIGGAIVLIPFLLFILPIAQGPHLTPFVATQISLFQVALSGIVGFLSHRINADLPTKKILLWGGSSLIGGGLGGVISHGLRGKTILMIYAFEVAIAVGLLLFGEKIHSLKGEKHAKPVKEMVIMSSIGLVSGILGIGGGFLYYPVITGILGYASSVAVGCGLALMVPMAIAGSITKTITAGSIPIEGIPVIFGAILGAFLGAKLHYRLTKQAVKLGQLILLIATLIRILWALY
- a CDS encoding DUF6840 family protein; translation: MSHIYELYSRDRTHPVRIYLLHDELFTEEEFFDLILESFDRSSQDEWHLQVLEVVRYLVSKKGFREAGGLIEVGFPGDAGKNLVKSRILSYLGKDRSD
- a CDS encoding phosphatase PAP2 family protein codes for the protein MEIFSDLLHFDHQLFLLINGAFPRDWLDPVMTAVTDMGNGAYQFPIGLLILILVSRQHLKRDVPLWASTALLSLLVGELLKKQIARPRPLAYFHDKIVDHQVTVHVVGPHLMANSFPSGHTFSAFSAATLFSGLYPRFSVLLYGLAFLTGISRIYVGAHFPGDVLFGAIIGSLSSWVVLRYLRPKIEQFQSSTIETGKEA
- the rlmN gene encoding 23S rRNA (adenine(2503)-C(2))-methyltransferase RlmN, whose translation is MENLLDHLTDTWPFLLRDLSLPKWRYDQIADWVFQKEISEWDLMKNLSKGLQEALSSQVSLTLPKVLNVLESKDGTKKILFQLKDEQMIESVIIPRGDRATLCISSQVGCGIGCKFCRTAEMGLIRNLTMGEIVGQVIMANKILKENPIKDGSTSNLEDQPLLNRVNHIVFMGMGEPLANLDQVINSIRTLTSSDGLGMSPRRITVSTSGLPSKIIELGQSGIPVNLAVSLTAADDPTREKLMPINRHYPIRAILDAIRQLPLKKRQRVTFEYVLLSGVNDRPEDAKKLARLLAPFKSKVNLIPFNPYEGSPFVSPSKDDVLLFQKILLEKMVATTIRQSRGDDILGACGQLAWEKKTAIKETSWNPVVFST